The following are encoded together in the Arcobacter aquimarinus genome:
- a CDS encoding sensor histidine kinase: MRQTKIDDFLELEHHNKELEKKIQEEVAKNREKDKLMFQQSKLASLGEMLGNISHQWRQPLMEINSLFLPIEAKLSLTDTLDKEEVLEAIQKLNHITRYMSNTIDDFTDFFSTDKEKIKFKLLEQINSTINIISGGLKAHNIKLDIIIQKNPELIGYKNDYSQVLINIISNAKDILVQRKIENPYIKISIFEENNNIVTTVEDNAGGINVIPIEKIFEPFFTYQKTNGSGLGLFMSKLIIEKNLNGKLEVKNYSQGAFFKITIPKN; the protein is encoded by the coding sequence ATGAGACAAACAAAAATAGATGATTTTTTAGAACTTGAACATCATAATAAAGAACTTGAAAAAAAAATACAAGAAGAAGTTGCAAAAAATAGAGAAAAAGACAAATTGATGTTTCAACAATCAAAATTAGCATCTCTAGGTGAAATGTTAGGAAATATATCTCATCAATGGAGGCAACCACTTATGGAAATAAATTCTTTATTTTTACCAATCGAAGCAAAACTTTCTTTAACAGATACTTTAGATAAAGAGGAAGTTTTAGAAGCTATACAAAAATTGAATCATATCACGCGATATATGTCAAATACAATTGATGATTTTACAGATTTTTTTTCAACAGATAAAGAGAAAATAAAATTTAAACTCTTAGAACAAATAAATTCAACAATAAATATTATAAGTGGAGGATTAAAAGCACATAATATAAAACTTGACATCATAATCCAAAAAAATCCAGAGTTAATAGGATATAAAAATGATTATTCACAAGTTTTAATAAATATAATTAGTAATGCAAAAGATATTTTAGTGCAAAGAAAAATAGAAAATCCATATATTAAAATCTCTATATTTGAAGAAAATAATAATATTGTGACAACTGTTGAAGATAATGCTGGAGGAATAAATGTAATTCCTATTGAAAAAATATTTGAACCTTTTTTTACATATCAAAAAACAAATGGTTCAGGACTTGGCTTATTTATGTCAAAATTGATTATAGAAAAAAATTTAAATGGAAAATTAGAAGTAAAAAATTATTCGCAAGGTGCTTTTTTTAAGATAACAATTCCGAAAAACTAG